One window from the genome of Echinicola vietnamensis DSM 17526 encodes:
- a CDS encoding SufE family protein: MSDIKQVQEEIIDEFSILEGDRESTIFYIMELGNQLDAFPEEARLDENLIKGCQSKVWLTTEIKDQKIIFKADSNTDITKGLISLLIRVLSGRSPKEIIDEDLYFIEKIGMGNIIGSQRSNGLASMIKQMKLYALAYQSKLNV; the protein is encoded by the coding sequence ATGAGCGATATCAAGCAAGTTCAGGAAGAAATCATAGATGAATTTTCCATTCTCGAAGGAGATAGAGAATCTACCATATTCTATATCATGGAATTGGGAAACCAATTGGATGCATTTCCTGAGGAAGCCAGATTGGATGAAAACCTGATTAAAGGCTGCCAGTCCAAGGTATGGCTTACCACAGAAATAAAGGACCAAAAAATCATCTTCAAAGCAGATTCCAACACAGATATTACCAAAGGCCTGATCAGTTTGCTGATCAGGGTACTTTCCGGTAGGTCTCCCAAAGAAATCATAGATGAAGACCTTTACTTTATCGAAAAAATAGGCATGGGCAATATCATCGGATCTCAGCGATCAAACGGCTTGGCATCCATGATCAAACAAATGAAGCTTTATGCCCTCGCCTATCAATCAAAATTAAACGTGTAG
- the sufB gene encoding Fe-S cluster assembly protein SufB: MSKDNEILEEFTSKEYEHGWSVDFEADEAPAGLNEEIIRWISAKKEEPTWLLEWRLKAFRTWQNMTEPDWANVNYPKVDFQALKYYSAPKQKSKPKSLDEVDPELLQIYERLGISLNEQKKLQGIAVDAVLDSVSVGTTFKDTLSKLGIVFCSFSEAVHEHPELVKQYLGSVVPMTDNYYAALNSAVFSDGSFCYIPKGVRCPMELSTYFRINAANTGQFERTLIVAEDESYVSYLEGCTAPQRDENQLHAAVVEIYAAKDAEVKYSTVQNWFPGDKDGKGGIYNFVTKRGICAGDNSKISWTQVETGSAVTWKYPSCILKGDNSVGEFYSVAVTNNYQQADTGTKMIHIGKNTKSRIVSKGISAGHSQNSYRGQVQVMKRAVNSRNFSQCDSLLMGDRCGAHTFPYIDIQNPTAKVEHEATTSKIGEDQIFYCNQRGIDSEDAVALIVNGYAKEVLNQLPMEFAVEAQKLLALTLEGSVG, from the coding sequence ATGAGCAAAGACAACGAAATTTTAGAGGAATTCACCTCGAAAGAATATGAACACGGCTGGTCTGTTGATTTTGAAGCTGATGAAGCTCCTGCCGGTTTGAATGAAGAAATTATCCGTTGGATTTCGGCCAAGAAAGAAGAGCCTACCTGGCTCTTGGAATGGAGGCTTAAGGCTTTCCGTACTTGGCAAAATATGACCGAGCCCGATTGGGCCAATGTCAACTACCCTAAAGTAGATTTCCAAGCCTTAAAATATTATTCTGCTCCCAAGCAGAAAAGCAAGCCAAAAAGCTTGGACGAGGTAGATCCTGAGTTGCTTCAGATCTATGAAAGACTGGGCATCAGCCTCAACGAACAAAAGAAACTCCAAGGCATTGCAGTAGATGCAGTACTTGACTCCGTTTCGGTAGGTACTACGTTTAAGGATACCCTTAGCAAGCTTGGAATAGTTTTCTGTTCCTTCAGTGAGGCTGTCCATGAGCATCCCGAGCTGGTCAAGCAGTACTTGGGTTCCGTGGTTCCCATGACAGATAATTATTATGCAGCACTGAACTCCGCCGTATTTTCGGACGGGTCTTTCTGTTATATCCCTAAGGGCGTAAGATGCCCCATGGAGCTTTCCACTTATTTCAGGATAAACGCTGCCAACACAGGGCAATTCGAAAGAACCTTGATCGTGGCAGAGGATGAATCCTATGTATCTTACTTGGAGGGCTGTACAGCACCACAACGAGACGAAAACCAATTGCACGCCGCCGTAGTAGAAATTTATGCAGCCAAAGATGCTGAAGTAAAATATTCTACTGTACAAAACTGGTTCCCAGGCGATAAAGATGGGAAAGGCGGTATTTATAATTTTGTAACTAAAAGGGGCATTTGTGCCGGAGACAATTCCAAGATTTCTTGGACACAAGTCGAGACGGGATCTGCCGTTACCTGGAAGTATCCTTCTTGTATCCTGAAAGGAGATAACTCTGTCGGTGAATTCTATTCAGTAGCGGTAACCAACAATTACCAGCAAGCGGATACAGGGACGAAAATGATTCACATTGGTAAAAACACCAAATCGCGCATTGTGTCCAAAGGTATCTCTGCCGGTCATTCGCAGAATTCCTACAGAGGCCAAGTGCAGGTGATGAAAAGGGCCGTCAATTCACGGAACTTCTCCCAGTGTGATTCCCTTTTGATGGGAGACCGATGTGGAGCACATACCTTTCCTTATATAGACATTCAAAATCCCACCGCCAAGGTAGAGCACGAGGCTACGACCTCCAAGATCGGTGAAGACCAGATTTTCTACTGCAATCAGCGTGGGATCGACAGTGAAGATGCCGTAGCCTTGATTGTAAACGGCTATGCCAAAGAGGTATTGAACCAGCTTCCAATGGAGTTTGCGGTAGAAGCCCAGAAGCTTTTGGCCCTTACCTTGGAGGGAAGTGTGGGATAA
- a CDS encoding Lrp/AsnC ligand binding domain-containing protein has product MDKNLDIDNVDLKIISLLNEDAKTPYTEIAKKVYVSSGTVHVRMRKLEDMGIVKSATLNIDFSKLGYDISAYLGIYLEKSSLYDNVIEKLKEISEVVNAYYTTGNYSIFAKIICKDTNHLRDVLNKIQKVDGIDRTETLIVLEESINRPIQLFEQDAK; this is encoded by the coding sequence ATGGATAAAAATTTAGATATTGACAATGTTGATTTGAAGATCATTTCATTACTTAATGAAGATGCAAAAACCCCCTATACGGAGATTGCCAAGAAGGTTTACGTTTCTTCTGGTACCGTGCATGTGAGGATGCGCAAATTGGAAGATATGGGAATTGTCAAAAGTGCCACACTCAACATTGATTTTTCGAAATTGGGTTATGATATTTCAGCATATCTGGGAATTTACCTTGAAAAAAGCTCACTTTATGACAATGTTATCGAAAAGTTGAAAGAAATTTCTGAGGTTGTAAATGCATATTATACCACTGGAAATTACAGCATCTTTGCCAAGATAATCTGTAAGGATACCAACCACCTCAGAGACGTCCTGAACAAAATCCAAAAAGTGGATGGAATCGACCGAACAGAAACACTCATCGTCTTGGAGGAAAGTATAAATCGACCGATACAGCTTTTTGAGCAAGATGCTAAGTAG
- the sufD gene encoding Fe-S cluster assembly protein SufD: MTTITKNKLTDTFLDIARKGANGTLPKLREMAIEVLEKDGLPAPKAEEYKFSPISKKLENGISNLQIAGKLTLTSEQVKDVLIPELEADILVFNNGQFDASLSDYAAENYTIAPFSKIDTNAANLIGTIAKPEKEPFNALNSVLFADGIHIHIAKNKVVEKPILLLHFCQATDGQVVAPRVFIHGEANAEATFIERIISVDEEPYFLNSLTEVKVDDNAHLYFHKIQNESDAAIDVNNFEADIHRDATLTTVTLSLKGDFIRNNLTLNLRDSGCEGNMYGLYLLNGGTHVDNHTNVDHTMPHADSNELYKGILADKSRGVFNGKIFVRQDAQKTNAFQQNNNILLSEDAIINTKPQLEIWADDVKCSHGCTTGQLDEEALFYLQARGIGKVEAKNLLLYAFAGEILDHIKIEPLREYCIALVQERLGKL; encoded by the coding sequence ATGACTACAATAACTAAAAATAAATTAACGGATACTTTCTTGGATATCGCCCGTAAAGGGGCAAATGGTACTTTGCCAAAATTGAGGGAAATGGCCATTGAAGTCCTTGAAAAAGATGGACTGCCGGCTCCTAAGGCAGAGGAATATAAGTTTAGTCCTATCAGCAAAAAACTGGAGAATGGTATTTCCAATCTTCAGATAGCCGGAAAACTTACGCTGACATCAGAACAGGTAAAAGATGTATTGATTCCTGAGCTTGAAGCCGATATTTTGGTTTTTAACAATGGTCAATTTGATGCTTCATTATCTGATTATGCAGCGGAAAACTATACCATCGCTCCTTTTTCAAAAATTGACACCAATGCTGCCAATCTAATTGGTACGATTGCTAAGCCGGAAAAGGAACCGTTCAATGCGTTGAACTCGGTGTTATTTGCAGATGGTATCCATATCCACATTGCCAAAAACAAGGTAGTGGAAAAGCCGATTCTATTGCTGCACTTCTGTCAAGCAACAGACGGCCAAGTAGTAGCGCCAAGGGTATTTATCCATGGAGAAGCTAATGCCGAGGCCACCTTTATCGAACGCATCATCAGTGTGGATGAGGAGCCGTATTTCCTGAACAGCTTGACCGAGGTGAAGGTAGATGACAATGCCCACCTATACTTTCATAAAATCCAAAACGAAAGTGATGCTGCCATCGACGTAAATAACTTCGAAGCCGACATCCATCGTGATGCCACGCTTACTACAGTGACATTGTCGCTTAAGGGGGATTTCATCCGAAACAACCTTACCCTTAACCTAAGAGATAGCGGCTGTGAAGGCAATATGTACGGGCTTTACCTGCTAAACGGCGGAACCCATGTGGACAACCACACCAATGTGGACCATACCATGCCACATGCAGATTCCAATGAGCTTTATAAAGGGATCCTTGCAGACAAATCCAGGGGTGTTTTTAACGGAAAGATCTTTGTGCGACAAGACGCTCAAAAGACCAATGCTTTCCAGCAAAACAACAATATCCTTCTGTCAGAAGATGCCATCATCAATACCAAACCGCAATTGGAGATTTGGGCAGACGATGTCAAATGCTCCCACGGCTGTACCACAGGCCAGTTGGATGAGGAAGCATTGTTTTATCTTCAAGCAAGGGGCATTGGTAAAGTAGAAGCCAAAAACCTACTGCTCTATGCCTTTGCAGGAGAAATTCTTGACCATATTAAAATAGAGCCGTTGCGGGAATACTGCATAGCGCTCGTTCAAGAACGATTGGGTAAGCTATAA
- the sufC gene encoding Fe-S cluster assembly ATPase SufC, with translation MLSIKNLHASIEGTPILKGINLEIKPGEVHAIMGPNGSGKSTLASVLAGREEYEVTDGEVTFNGKDLLEMNPEDRAREGVFLAFQYPVEIPGVSTTNFLRTAVNQVREYRGQEALDAVKFLSLMKEKMKLVEIDQKLMSRALNEGFSGGEKKRNEIFQMAMLEPTLSILDETDSGLDIDALKIVSNGVNQLKSKDNATIVVTHYQRLLDYIVPDYVHVLYKGRIVKSGSKELALDLEENGYDWIKADVDGASV, from the coding sequence ATGTTATCCATAAAAAATTTACACGCATCTATCGAAGGAACACCAATCCTGAAAGGAATTAACCTTGAAATCAAACCGGGGGAAGTCCATGCCATCATGGGACCAAATGGTTCTGGTAAATCCACCTTGGCATCAGTATTGGCCGGAAGGGAAGAATATGAGGTTACCGATGGAGAAGTAACGTTCAATGGCAAAGATCTACTGGAAATGAATCCAGAAGACAGGGCCAGAGAAGGTGTATTCTTGGCTTTCCAATACCCTGTGGAAATTCCTGGTGTAAGCACCACGAATTTCCTCAGAACTGCAGTGAACCAAGTGAGAGAATACAGGGGCCAAGAGGCACTGGATGCTGTGAAATTCCTTTCGTTAATGAAGGAAAAAATGAAGCTGGTCGAAATCGATCAAAAACTGATGAGCCGTGCCCTGAACGAAGGCTTTTCAGGTGGAGAGAAGAAAAGAAATGAAATCTTCCAAATGGCCATGCTAGAGCCAACCCTGTCTATTTTGGATGAAACTGATTCAGGTTTGGACATTGATGCCCTTAAGATCGTTTCAAACGGCGTCAACCAACTTAAATCAAAAGACAATGCCACGATCGTCGTAACGCACTATCAACGATTGTTGGACTATATTGTCCCTGATTATGTGCACGTGCTTTACAAGGGTAGAATTGTAAAATCAGGTTCAAAAGAACTGGCATTGGATCTTGAAGAAAATGGTTATGACTGGATCAAGGCAGATGTAGACGGAGCTTCTGTCTAA
- a CDS encoding cysteine desulfurase, which yields MTLNTEHIRGQFPVLHQEVNGKPLIYMDNAATTQKPTRVLEALSAYYTHDNSNIHRGAHTLADRATRHYEKTRGQVKEFINAAEDEEVIFTKGTTEGINLVAATFGRKFIEKGDEIIISTLEHHSNIVPWQMLCEEKGAKLKVIPINEKGELLMEAFDDMLNEKTKLVAVVHASNALGTINPVKEIIEKSHKVGAKVLIDGAQSSAHLDIDVQALDCDFFVMSAHKIYGPTGLGVLYGKREILEAMPPYQGGGEMIKEVTFEKTTFNDIPFKFEAGTPNIADVIAFQKALEFVNEIGKSAIRAHEEKLLQHAMTQLNDIKGFIPVGTADQKVSVLSFLINDMHPFDVGMMLDAAGIAVRTGHHCTQPLMGRFNIEGTVRASFSVYNTKEEVDKLCESVRKIAKLKNK from the coding sequence ATGACGCTGAATACTGAACATATCCGAGGGCAATTCCCAGTACTTCACCAAGAAGTGAACGGAAAGCCTCTCATTTACATGGATAATGCCGCCACTACCCAAAAACCAACAAGGGTGCTGGAGGCATTGTCTGCTTATTACACCCATGATAATTCCAATATCCACCGCGGTGCCCATACATTAGCTGACCGAGCCACTAGGCACTATGAAAAGACCAGAGGGCAAGTAAAAGAATTCATTAATGCCGCGGAGGATGAAGAGGTTATTTTTACTAAAGGCACCACAGAAGGCATTAACCTCGTAGCAGCTACCTTTGGCAGAAAGTTTATTGAAAAGGGCGATGAGATTATCATCAGTACATTGGAACACCATTCCAACATCGTACCTTGGCAAATGCTCTGTGAAGAAAAAGGTGCTAAACTTAAAGTGATCCCTATCAATGAAAAAGGGGAGCTGCTCATGGAAGCGTTTGACGACATGCTCAATGAGAAAACCAAATTGGTAGCGGTCGTCCATGCTTCCAACGCCCTGGGCACCATAAATCCAGTCAAAGAGATTATTGAAAAATCCCATAAGGTCGGTGCAAAAGTTCTGATTGATGGTGCTCAATCTTCTGCCCATTTGGACATTGATGTGCAAGCGCTGGATTGTGATTTCTTCGTGATGTCAGCCCATAAAATCTATGGTCCGACCGGTCTTGGAGTTCTTTATGGTAAAAGGGAAATATTGGAAGCTATGCCTCCTTACCAAGGCGGTGGAGAAATGATCAAAGAAGTCACCTTCGAAAAGACCACTTTCAATGATATCCCGTTTAAATTTGAGGCGGGAACCCCTAATATTGCAGATGTCATTGCTTTTCAAAAAGCGTTGGAATTTGTCAATGAAATTGGGAAATCCGCTATCAGAGCGCATGAAGAGAAATTACTTCAACATGCCATGACCCAACTAAATGATATTAAAGGCTTCATTCCTGTGGGTACGGCCGATCAAAAGGTGAGCGTGCTATCCTTTTTGATAAACGACATGCACCCCTTTGACGTGGGGATGATGCTGGATGCTGCCGGAATTGCCGTGAGGACAGGTCACCATTGTACCCAGCCGCTCATGGGCCGATTTAATATTGAGGGAACTGTTAGGGCTTCCTTTTCTGTTTATAACACCAAAGAAGAAGTGGACAAGCTCTGTGAAAGTGTTCGCAAAATTGCCAAACTGAAAAATAAATGA